CGCACCCTCTCCAGGGCGCGGAGGAAGGCCTCCCGCTCCTCGGGAGAAAGCTCACCGGCCGCGTATCGGTCGAAGAGTTCCCTCAGCTCGTCGGCGTCCATATTACCGCTGCTCCCCCTTCCCCGCTCGACCGACTACTTTGGGCTAAAAAATCCCTCAGCTCGTCGGCGTCCATCGTCACCCCCCGTAAAGCATAGCCCAAACCGGTCTTACCCGGCAACCCCGAACGAATCACCCGTCCGCTCGATGTATAGCTCCCGCAGCTTCTTCCTCCCCCGGTGGACCCAGGTCTTGAGGGTGGCCACGGGACACCCGAGGGCCGCGGCGGCGTCTCGGTAATCCACGCCCTCCAGGTACGCCAGCTCGATGGCCCGGCGCTCGTTCTCGGGCAGTTCGCCCAGAAGCCCGCGGACGAGCACCATCTCAGCGTCCGCCTCCAACCTGCGCTCCACCGAGGGCTCCTCCACGGCCGCCTGAGCCAGTCCCGGGTGCTCCCTGTCGTCCATGGAGACCGTTTCCAGGCGCCGCCGGGTCGCCATCCTCACCGCGGCGTTGTGGGCGATGCGGAATATCCAACTGGAGAATTTCGCCTGGAAGCGGAAACCGGCCAGACCGCGCCAGGCCCGCAGGTAGGCCTCGTTCGCCGCCTCCTCGGCCGCCCGGGGGTCGCGCAGGACGCGGTAACAGCACGTGTAAACTAAATCCTGTGTGGCGTGCACCAGCTCGGCGAATGCGTTCTCGTCACCCTCTATCGCCCGGCGAATCAGTTCCTGTTCGCGTTCCGTCTCCAAATGAAACGGCCCTCAAACCCTTTGATACAAAAAAGGCCGTATCGGTTTCGGCGCTTTTACCGGTGTCTGACTCAATTTTCCAATGGTAGGACGATGTGGTAGTATCGTCAAGGTGAAACGAAGTAGCGCGTGAGCGAAACCGGTCCCGACCGGGGCGTATCCAAGGGTGCGAGGCGAATACAGCGGACGGGGGCTTTCATGGATGTAGTGGGGTTCACCGCGGTCTTCATGGGGATCGGCATCGG
The sequence above is drawn from the bacterium genome and encodes:
- a CDS encoding sigma-70 family RNA polymerase sigma factor is translated as METEREQELIRRAIEGDENAFAELVHATQDLVYTCCYRVLRDPRAAEEAANEAYLRAWRGLAGFRFQAKFSSWIFRIAHNAAVRMATRRRLETVSMDDREHPGLAQAAVEEPSVERRLEADAEMVLVRGLLGELPENERRAIELAYLEGVDYRDAAAALGCPVATLKTWVHRGRKKLRELYIERTGDSFGVAG